A genomic stretch from Candidatus Nitrotoga arctica includes:
- a CDS encoding acetolactate synthase 3 catalytic subunit yields MELTGAEITIRCLQEEGAEYVFGYPGGAVLHIYDALFTQDQVKHILVRHEQAAVHAADGYARSTDKVGVALVTSGPGVTNAVTGIATAYMDSIPIVIISGQVPTYAIGEDAFQEVDTVGITRPCVKHNFLVKDVKEIASTIKKAFYLAKSGRPGPVLVDIPKDISNQKTEFSYPSSVSIRSYNPAQHSDLEQVKCAVKLLLAAKRPMIYAGGGVILADASKQLTELVRWLGFPCTNTLMGLGGYPATDKQFVGMLGMHGTYEANMGMQYCDVLLAVGARFDDRVVGNVKHFNQEKRKIIHIDIDPSSISKRVKVDLPIVGDVAHVLNDLLAELHGSQEKPDQQAIAPWWAQIKEWRGKNSLVYKNSDEIIKPQFVIEKLYEVTQGDAFITSDVGQHQMWAAQYYKFDKPRRWINSGGLGTMGFGLPAAMGVQLAHPNAHVACVTGEGSIQMCIQELSTCKQFQLPLKIIMLNNRYLGMVRQWQQFFHGNRYAESYMDALPDFVKLAEAYGHVGMRIEKPSDVEPALKEAFERKQQLVFMDFITDQTENVFPMVQGGKGLSEVILAEDL; encoded by the coding sequence ATGGAACTGACGGGCGCGGAAATAACTATTAGATGTTTGCAGGAAGAGGGGGCTGAATATGTGTTCGGATACCCTGGCGGTGCAGTTTTGCACATTTACGATGCGTTGTTCACTCAGGATCAGGTTAAACATATACTAGTTCGCCACGAGCAAGCTGCAGTGCATGCCGCCGACGGGTATGCACGTTCTACTGATAAAGTGGGGGTCGCGTTAGTGACCTCTGGCCCTGGGGTAACCAATGCAGTCACAGGTATTGCCACTGCCTATATGGATTCTATTCCTATAGTAATTATCAGTGGCCAAGTGCCGACTTATGCCATCGGCGAAGATGCTTTTCAGGAGGTGGATACTGTTGGCATAACGCGGCCTTGCGTGAAGCATAATTTTTTGGTCAAAGATGTAAAGGAAATCGCCAGCACCATTAAAAAGGCCTTCTATCTCGCCAAAAGCGGCCGCCCTGGGCCAGTACTGGTGGATATTCCGAAAGATATATCCAATCAAAAGACGGAATTCAGTTATCCATCATCCGTGAGCATCCGCTCTTACAATCCGGCGCAGCATAGTGACCTGGAGCAGGTCAAGTGTGCCGTGAAGTTGCTCCTGGCAGCCAAACGACCAATGATTTATGCGGGCGGTGGCGTGATCTTGGCTGATGCGTCTAAGCAATTGACCGAATTGGTGCGTTGGTTGGGTTTTCCCTGTACCAACACTTTGATGGGTTTGGGTGGCTATCCGGCGACAGATAAGCAATTTGTTGGAATGTTGGGCATGCATGGCACGTACGAGGCCAACATGGGGATGCAGTATTGTGATGTGTTGCTGGCTGTGGGAGCACGTTTTGATGATCGCGTGGTTGGCAATGTAAAGCACTTTAATCAAGAAAAACGCAAGATCATTCACATTGACATTGACCCTTCCTCAATTTCCAAGCGGGTGAAGGTGGATTTGCCTATCGTCGGCGATGTGGCTCATGTGTTGAACGATCTGCTGGCGGAATTGCACGGTAGCCAGGAAAAGCCCGATCAGCAAGCGATTGCGCCGTGGTGGGCGCAAATCAAAGAATGGCGCGGCAAGAATAGCTTAGTCTACAAAAATTCGGATGAAATAATTAAGCCACAGTTCGTAATCGAAAAACTGTATGAAGTTACCCAGGGCGATGCCTTCATTACGTCTGACGTTGGACAGCATCAGATGTGGGCGGCGCAGTACTACAAATTTGATAAACCGCGTCGCTGGATTAACTCCGGCGGGCTGGGCACCATGGGCTTCGGTTTGCCCGCCGCAATGGGCGTGCAACTTGCTCATCCTAATGCGCATGTAGCTTGCGTTACTGGTGAAGGCAGTATTCAAATGTGTATTCAGGAGCTTTCCACCTGTAAACAATTTCAATTGCCGCTCAAAATTATCATGTTAAATAACCGTTATCTAGGGATGGTGCGCCAGTGGCAGCAGTTCTTCCATGGCAACCGTTATGCCGAATCCTACATGGATGCGCTGCCCGATTTTGTGAAACTGGCGGAAGCTTATGGGCATGTTGGTATGCGTATTGAGAAACCATCAGATGTGGAACCTGCATTGAAAGAAGCCTTTGAGCGTAAGCAACAACTGGTATTCATGGATTTCATAACAGACCAGACTGAAAATGTGTTTCCCATGGTACAGGGTGGCAAGGGCTTGTCTGAAGTGATTCTGGCGGAGGATTTGTGA
- a CDS encoding RNA polymerase sigma factor encodes MASHDELSRFLAETERRAYKQALFAIRNEHVALDIVQDSMLKLAEKYGGKPVNELPMLFQRILQNTIRDHCRRQKVRSRWVSLMSSLIPQHEEAEYDPLDSLQDEDNNSQGLAPEASFEQSQLIALIEEALIILPARQREAFLLRYWEDMDTTETAAIMGCSEGSVKTHCSRATHSLAAILRKKGVHLP; translated from the coding sequence CTGGCCAGCCACGACGAACTTTCCAGATTTCTCGCTGAAACCGAACGCCGCGCTTACAAACAAGCATTGTTCGCGATACGTAACGAACATGTGGCGCTAGATATCGTACAGGACTCTATGCTTAAGCTTGCCGAAAAATATGGCGGTAAACCTGTAAATGAGCTGCCCATGTTATTTCAGCGTATCCTGCAAAACACTATTCGCGACCATTGCAGAAGGCAGAAAGTGCGCTCCAGATGGGTTTCGCTGATGTCCTCGCTGATTCCACAGCACGAGGAGGCTGAATATGACCCTCTGGATAGCCTTCAGGACGAAGACAACAACAGCCAAGGACTTGCTCCTGAGGCATCTTTTGAACAATCCCAACTTATTGCTCTGATTGAAGAAGCATTAATCATTCTCCCAGCACGTCAACGAGAGGCCTTCCTGTTGCGTTATTGGGAGGATATGGATACTACAGAAACGGCGGCGATCATGGGTTGCTCGGAAGGTAGCGTCAAAACACACTGTTCACGCGCTACCCATAGCCTCGCAGCCATCTTGAGGAAAAAAGGAGTTCACTTGCCATGA
- a CDS encoding DUF3619 family protein, whose product MKKEELNHENIKQLLNHSVAQLERPTLTRLHHARKQAMARYTTRSVEPVFARAGHAIWQAFGTQHKSRLWATTLLVAIILFSATAYWNQITKSDTTDVDIAILTGDLPIHFYVD is encoded by the coding sequence ATGAAAAAAGAGGAACTGAACCATGAAAATATCAAGCAGTTGCTTAACCACTCCGTCGCACAACTCGAACGACCTACGCTAACACGCCTGCACCACGCACGGAAACAAGCCATGGCACGCTATACTACACGTAGTGTTGAGCCGGTATTTGCCCGAGCTGGGCATGCCATATGGCAAGCCTTCGGTACTCAACACAAGTCGCGCTTGTGGGCTACCACTTTGCTGGTTGCGATTATTTTGTTCAGTGCTACAGCTTATTGGAATCAAATTACAAAATCGGATACAACCGACGTAGATATCGCCATTCTGACTGGTGATTTGCCCATACACTTTTACGTTGACTGA
- a CDS encoding DUF3106 domain-containing protein: MYLIRHRLLTFSVAILLFLPAIAGAQAWYNLTPVQREALAPLSKEWNALQPQQQQRLINLAKHYPQLDAVQKQRLHNRLEKWSKLTPEQRNRAREKFQAFSKVPLEKREQVKQMIRQQEAEKLSMPAVNPVLTNTP, from the coding sequence ATGTACCTAATCCGCCATCGCCTGCTCACATTCAGCGTCGCCATACTTTTGTTTCTGCCAGCAATAGCTGGGGCACAGGCATGGTATAATCTCACCCCAGTGCAACGAGAAGCACTGGCTCCGCTCTCTAAAGAATGGAATGCACTGCAACCACAGCAGCAGCAGCGTCTCATCAATTTGGCGAAACACTACCCACAGCTTGATGCAGTACAGAAACAACGCCTGCATAACAGGTTGGAAAAATGGAGCAAACTAACGCCTGAACAGCGTAACCGTGCCCGCGAAAAATTCCAGGCATTTAGCAAAGTTCCTCTGGAAAAACGCGAACAGGTCAAACAAATGATCCGCCAACAAGAAGCTGAAAAATTGAGCATGCCTGCTGTAAACCCTGTATTAACCAACACGCCATAA
- a CDS encoding single-stranded DNA-binding protein gives MSVNKVILVGRLGKDPETRYMPNGEAVTNATLATSENWKDKSGEKQEKTEWHNLTFYRRLAEIAGEFLKKGSMIYVEGKLATRKWQDKEGKDRYTTDIIVNEMQMLSSKSGSGNFDMVDKPAASSSAGALAANKPAPVKSGGFDNFDDDIPF, from the coding sequence ATGTCGGTAAACAAAGTGATTTTAGTAGGGCGGCTGGGCAAAGATCCGGAAACGCGTTACATGCCCAATGGCGAAGCAGTGACCAATGCCACGTTGGCTACCTCAGAAAACTGGAAGGACAAAAGCGGCGAGAAACAGGAAAAAACAGAATGGCATAACTTGACTTTCTACCGTCGCCTGGCAGAAATTGCCGGAGAATTTCTGAAGAAAGGTTCAATGATTTACGTTGAGGGTAAGCTTGCCACGCGTAAATGGCAGGACAAGGAAGGCAAGGATCGTTACACCACCGATATCATTGTTAATGAGATGCAGATGCTGTCCAGCAAATCGGGCAGTGGTAATTTTGACATGGTGGATAAACCAGCTGCATCATCGTCAGCTGGTGCACTTGCTGCCAATAAACCGGCACCAGTTAAGAGCGGTGGTTTCGATAATTTCGATGATGACATACCGTTCTGA
- a CDS encoding MFS transporter → MTPLERRASMGLAGIYGLRMLGLFIILPVFALYAAERLPGGESHVLIGIALGAYGLTQAVLQIPAGWMSDHYGRKPVIYAGLLLFAIGSFIAASADNIYWVIAGRAIQGAGAINAAVMALTADLTREEVRTKSMAMIGITIGITFSISLVLAPMLYQAIDVPGIFALTGVLALLAMLFVAFVIPNPAITRFHSGSGASSKRFGDVLRNKDLLRLDFGIFSLHAILMSVFMQVPFVLKNNGLEVVQHWQVYLPVMLLALILMVPPIIVAEKKAKMKQVFMGAIALAALGQLSLMLMQGSVWGVMVSLLLFFTAFNVLEATLPSMISKIAPLAAKGTAMGVYSSVQFLGAFFGAMAGGFLMQYVGGNAVFAFAVGLLLLWLLVASTMQPPAAVRTKMYPLPEMDGRAGAVLQQRLAQLNGVREVMVVPAECMACLKVDMSGFDEAAVENLVKGE, encoded by the coding sequence ATGACACCACTTGAGCGTCGCGCCAGCATGGGCTTAGCCGGTATTTACGGCTTGCGCATGCTGGGGCTGTTCATCATTCTGCCGGTATTTGCGCTGTACGCCGCCGAACGACTGCCCGGCGGTGAAAGTCATGTCCTGATTGGCATTGCCCTCGGTGCTTACGGCTTGACCCAGGCTGTATTGCAAATCCCAGCTGGCTGGATGTCCGACCATTACGGGCGCAAACCGGTGATCTATGCTGGGCTTCTTCTATTCGCTATCGGCAGTTTCATCGCAGCTTCGGCGGACAATATCTATTGGGTCATCGCCGGTCGTGCGATCCAGGGCGCGGGAGCAATCAATGCTGCCGTGATGGCGCTAACGGCTGACCTGACGCGTGAGGAAGTCCGCACCAAGTCGATGGCGATGATAGGAATCACTATTGGTATTACATTTTCGATATCACTGGTGCTGGCACCAATGTTGTATCAAGCAATAGACGTGCCCGGAATTTTTGCGCTAACCGGCGTATTGGCGCTTCTGGCCATGCTGTTTGTGGCCTTTGTAATTCCAAATCCGGCCATCACGCGCTTCCATTCTGGTTCCGGGGCGAGCAGCAAGCGATTTGGCGATGTGCTGCGAAACAAAGATTTGCTGCGACTCGATTTCGGTATTTTTTCCTTGCACGCGATTCTAATGTCGGTATTCATGCAAGTGCCATTCGTGCTGAAAAATAATGGGCTGGAGGTTGTGCAACATTGGCAAGTATATCTGCCGGTTATGTTGCTAGCCCTCATATTGATGGTGCCGCCCATCATTGTCGCCGAGAAAAAAGCAAAGATGAAGCAAGTGTTTATGGGCGCGATTGCACTGGCAGCGCTAGGGCAATTATCATTAATGCTGATGCAGGGCAGTGTATGGGGTGTGATGGTGTCGCTGTTGCTGTTCTTCACCGCATTTAACGTATTGGAGGCGACATTGCCGTCAATGATCAGCAAGATTGCCCCGCTGGCGGCCAAGGGAACGGCGATGGGCGTATATAGCAGCGTGCAATTTCTCGGCGCATTCTTTGGTGCGATGGCGGGCGGTTTTCTGATGCAATATGTTGGCGGTAATGCTGTGTTTGCATTTGCGGTAGGTTTGTTATTGTTGTGGTTGCTAGTTGCCAGCACCATGCAGCCGCCCGCAGCGGTGCGTACTAAAATGTACCCGTTGCCTGAAATGGATGGGCGTGCGGGCGCTGTTTTGCAACAACGCTTGGCGCAATTAAATGGGGTGCGCGAGGTAATGGTGGTGCCAGCCGAATGTATGGCTTGCCTTAAAGTAGATATGAGTGGCTTTGACGAAGCCGCGGTAGAAAATTTAGTGAAAGGGGAATGA